In a single window of the Zea mays cultivar B73 chromosome 5, Zm-B73-REFERENCE-NAM-5.0, whole genome shotgun sequence genome:
- the LOC103626484 gene encoding protein argonaute 1D isoform X3 has translation MGSWRQKLPGLGEGSGSGSQAAEAGGGGRGFRGRGGFYHQQQSPQGGRGRGTGYYSGGGGGRGGRGAVPSAIAPELRQAMQTSNEPDNIPAPEAGSQSQDAPSPSEEAVDQLKGLSVQDIVQAFPVSSKFPHRPGNGSVGTRCLVKANHFFAELLPAKKDLHQYDVSVTPEVTSRIVNRSVMEELVRLHKLSYLGGRLPAYDGRKSLYTAGPLPFTSKEFHITLLEEDDGSGVERRKKTYKVVIKFAARADLRRLEQFLAGRQAEAPQEALQVLDIVLRELPTTRYAPFGRSFFSPDLGRRRSLGEGIESWRGFYQSIRPTQMGLSLNIDMSATAFFEPLPVIDFVAQLLNTDDIYSRPLLDAERVKIKKALRGVKVEVTHRGNMRRKYRIAGLTSQETRELTFPVDQGGTVKSVVQYFQETYGFAIQHTYLPCLQVGNQQHPNYLPMEVCKIVEGQRYSKRLNQSQIRALLEETCQRPHDRERDIIQVIYLGSPFFCDFIMLMQMPTFFFCVCPQMMNHNSYHEDPYAKEFGIKISERLASIEARILPAPRLKYNETGREKDCLPRVGQWNMMNKKMVNGGRVRSWTCVNFARNVQENVAIGFCRELARMCQASGMDFALEPILPPIYAHPDKVERALKARFHDAMNLLGPQRREQLDLLLIGILPDNNGSLYGDLKRICEIDLGLVSQCCCAKQVFKMNKQILANLALKINVKVGGRNTVLADAVSRRIPLVTDRPTIIFGADVTHPHPGEDSSPSIAAVVASQDWPEVTKYAGLVSAQSHRQELIEDLYNVTHDPQKGTVCGGMVRELLISFKKSTGQKPQRILFYRDGVSEGQFYQVLLHELDAIRKACASLEANYQPQVTFIVVQKRHHTRLFAHNHNDQNSVDRSGNILPGTVVDSKICHPTEFDFFLCSHAGIKGTSRPAHYHVLWDENNFTADALQTLTNNLCYTYARCTRSVSIVPPAYYAHLAAFRARFYMEPDSSDSGSLASGARGGGAPSSSSTSRSTRATAGGAVRPLPALKDSVKKVMFYC, from the exons ATGGGATCTTGGAGACAAAAACTGCCTGGGTTAGGCGAGGGCTCAGGCTCAGGCTCACAGGCTGCTGAGGCCGGCGGTGGTGGGAGAGGTTTCCGTGGCCGTGGTGGCTTCTACCATCAACAGCAGTCCCCACAaggtggtcgtggtcgtggaaCTGGCTActacagtggtggtggtggtggtagaggTGGACGTGGGGCAGTCCCGTCCGCCATAGCTCCCGAGCTGCGCCAAGCAATGCAAACTTCAAATGAACCTGATAACATCCCAGCGCCAGAGGCAGGCTCCCAGTCCCAGGATGCGCCGTCACCAAGCGAAGAGGCTGTGGATCAGCTGAAAGGCTTGTCTGTACAGGACATTGTGCAGGCGTTTCCAGTGTCGAGCAAGTTCCCTCACCGCCCAGGAAATGGAAGCGTTGGCACCaggtgtttggtgaaggcaaatcACTTCTTTGCTGAATTATTACCTGCCAAGAAGGATCTTCATCAGTATGAT GTTTCAGTTACCCCGGAAGTGACATCGCGAATTGTGAACCGTTCTGTCATGGAGGAGCTGGTGAGGCTGCACAAGCTGTCATATTTGGGAGGTCGGCTTCCAGCCTATGATGGTAGAAAGAGCCTGTACACGGCTGGACCCCTGCCATTCACTTCGAAAGAATTTCACATCACTCTACTCGAGGAAGACGATGGTTCTGGAGTAGAGAG GCGTAAGAAGACATACAAGGTAGTGATTAAATTTGCCGCAAGGGCTGACCTCCGGCGTCTGGAGCAGTTTTTAGCTGGAAGGCAGGCAGAGGCTCCTCAAGAAGCCTTGCAAGTTCTTGATATTGTTCTGCGGGAGCTGCCGACAACAAG ATATGCACCGTTTGGGCGATCGTTTTTCTCTCCTGACCTGGGGAGGAGGCGTTCCCTTGGTGAGGGAATAGAAAGCTGGCGTGGGTTTTACCAGAGCATTCGCCCTACTCAAATGGGCTTGTCATTGAATATTG ATATGTCTGCAACTGCTTTCTTTGAGCCATTACCTGTCATAGATTTTGTTGCACAGCTTTTAAACACCGACGACATCTACTCGAGGCCCCTCTTAGACGCTGAACGTGTCAAG ATAAAGAAGGCCTTAAGAGGCGTGAAGGTGGAAGTTACGCACCGTGGTAACATGCGACGCAAGTATCGAATAGCTGGTTTAACATCTCAGGAAACTCGGGAGCTAAC TTTTCCTGTTGATCAAGGTGGCACAGTGAAGTCAGTTGTACAGTATTTTCAAGAGACCTATGGCTTTGCCATCCAGCACACCTACCTGCCCTGTCTGCAGGTTGGCAACCAGCAGCACCCAAATTACCTTCCAATGGAG GTCTGCAAGATAGTGGAGGGACAGAGGTACTCTAAGAGATTAAACCAGAGTCAGATAAGAGCTCTTTTAGAGGAGACATGCCAACGCCCACATGATCGTGAGCGCGACATTATTCAGGTAATATATTTGGGTTCTCCTTTCTTTTGTGACTTCATTATGCTTATGCAAATGCCAACCTTTTTTTTTTGTGTGTGCCCGCAGATGATGAATCATAACTCTTACCATGAGGATCCTTATGCTAAAGAGTTTGGCATTAAGATCAGCGAGCGTTTGGCTTCGATTGAGGCACGGATTTTACCTGCTCCTCGG CTCAAATATAATGAAACCGGCAGAGAGAAGGACTGTTTGCCTAGAGTTGGGCAGTGGAATATGATGAACAAG AAAATGGTAAACGGTGGCAGAGTGAGGAGCTGGACCTGTGTGAATTTTGCTCGGAATGTGCAAGAGAATGTTGCTATTGGATTCTGCCGTGAACTTGCTCGGATGTGCCAGGCCTCGGGAATG GACTTCGCGCTGGAGCCTATCCTTCCGCCTATATACGCGCATCCTGATAAAGTGGAGAGAGCTCTGAAAGCCAGGTTCCATGACGCGATGAACTTGCTCGGACCACAGCGCAGAGAACAACTCGACTTGCTGCTCATTGGAATACTCCCTGATAACAACGGTTCTCTTTATg GTGATCTGAAGCGTATCTGTGAAATCGACCTTGGATTAGTTTCCCAGTGCTGCTGCGCAAAGCAAGTCTTTAAGATGAACAAGCAGATACTGGCAAACCTTGCGCTGAAGATAAATGTCAAG GTCGGAGGAAGGAACACGGTGCTGGCTGATGCGGTGTCAAGACGCATTCCCTTGGTGACTGACAGGCCTACCATCATATTCGGTGCCGATGTGACCCATCCTCATCCTGGAGAAGATAGCAGCCCTTCCATTGCTGCT GTTGTGGCTTCCCAAGACTGGCCTGAGGTGACAAAGTATGCTGGTCTAGTTTCTGCTCAGTCTCATAGGCAAGAGCTGATAGAGGATCTCTACAACGTCACACACGATCCTCAGAAAGGAACCGTTTGTGGTGGCATGGTCAG GGAGCTTCTTATATCCTTCAAAAAATCAACTGGTCAAAAGCCTCAGAGGATACTATTCTACAG GGATGGTGTGAGTGAAGGGCAGTTCTACCAAGTTCTACTGCATGAACTGGATGCTATCCGAAAG GCGTGTGCATCGCTGGAAGCAAACTACCAACCGCAGGTGACTTTCATCGTCGTCCAGAAACGCCACCATACCAGGCTGTTCGCGCACAACCACAACGACCAGAATTCGGTCGACAGGAGCGGCAACATACTTCCTG GAACTGTCGTGGACTCGAAGATCTGCCACCCTACAGAGTTCGACTTCTTCCTGTGCAGCCATGCTGGCATCAAGGGCACCAGCCGTCCTGCTCACTACCATGTCTTGTGGGACGAGAACAACTTCACAGCCGACGCACTGCAGACCCTCACCAACAACCTTTGCTACAC CTACGCGAGGTGCACGCGCTCTGTGTCCATTG TCCCGCCGGCGTACTACGCTCACCTGGCCGCATTCCGCGCCCGGTTCTACATGGAGCCTGACAGCTCAGACAGCGGGTCGCTGGCGAGTGGCGCCCGTGGAGGCGGAGCGCCCTCCAGCTCGTCAACGTCCCGCAGCACCCGCGCCACCGCCGGCGGAGCCGTTAGACCCCTCCCCGCGCTCAAGGACAGCGTCAAGAAGGTCATGTTCTACTGCTGA
- the LOC103626484 gene encoding protein argonaute 1D isoform X2 produces the protein MGSWRQKLPGLGEGSGSGSQAAEAGGGGRGFRGRGGFYHQQQSPQGGRGRGTGYYSGGGGGRGGRGAVPSAIAPELRQAMQTSNEPDNIPAPEAGSQSQDAPSPSEEAVDQLKGLSVQDIVQAFPVSSKFPHRPGNGSVGTRCLVKANHFFAELLPAKKDLHQYDVSVTPEVTSRIVNRSVMEELVRLHKLSYLGGRLPAYDGRKSLYTAGPLPFTSKEFHITLLEEDDGSGVERRKKTYKVVIKFAARADLRRLEQFLAGRQAEAPQEALQVLDIVLRELPTTRYAPFGRSFFSPDLGRRRSLGEGIESWRGFYQSIRPTQMGLSLNIDMSATAFFEPLPVIDFVAQLLNTDDIYSRPLLDAERVKIKKALRGVKVEVTHRGNMRRKYRIAGLTSQETRELTFPVDQGGTVKSVVQYFQETYGFAIQHTYLPCLQVGNQQHPNYLPMEVCKIVEGQRYSKRLNQSQIRALLEETCQRPHDRERDIIQMMNHNSYHEDPYAKEFGIKISERLASIEARILPAPRLKYNETGREKDCLPRVGQWNMMNKKMVNGGRVRSWTCVNFARNVQENVAIGFCRELARMCQASGMDFALEPILPPIYAHPDKVERALKARFHDAMNLLGPQRREQLDLLLIGILPDNNGSLYGDLKRICEIDLGLVSQCCCAKQVFKMNKQILANLALKINVKVGGRNTVLADAVSRRIPLVTDRPTIIFGADVTHPHPGEDSSPSIAAVVASQDWPEVTKYAGLVSAQSHRQELIEDLYNVTHDPQKGTVCGGMVRELLISFKKSTGQKPQRILFYRDGVSEGQFYQVLLHELDAIRKACASLEANYQPQVTFIVVQKRHHTRLFAHNHNDQNSVDRSGNILPGTVVDSKICHPTEFDFFLCSHAGIKGTSRPAHYHVLWDENNFTADALQTLTNNLCYTYARCTRSVSIGRFVKVISIAESMHEQQINQKMHMPSLQSRRRTTLTWPHSAPGSTWSLTAQTAGRWRVAPVEAERPPARQRPAAPAPPPAEPLDPSPRSRTASRRSCSTADEPEHEDSRQPCLKSDPLGAVVWSVIICLLLTKPCSEDICLVFV, from the exons ATGGGATCTTGGAGACAAAAACTGCCTGGGTTAGGCGAGGGCTCAGGCTCAGGCTCACAGGCTGCTGAGGCCGGCGGTGGTGGGAGAGGTTTCCGTGGCCGTGGTGGCTTCTACCATCAACAGCAGTCCCCACAaggtggtcgtggtcgtggaaCTGGCTActacagtggtggtggtggtggtagaggTGGACGTGGGGCAGTCCCGTCCGCCATAGCTCCCGAGCTGCGCCAAGCAATGCAAACTTCAAATGAACCTGATAACATCCCAGCGCCAGAGGCAGGCTCCCAGTCCCAGGATGCGCCGTCACCAAGCGAAGAGGCTGTGGATCAGCTGAAAGGCTTGTCTGTACAGGACATTGTGCAGGCGTTTCCAGTGTCGAGCAAGTTCCCTCACCGCCCAGGAAATGGAAGCGTTGGCACCaggtgtttggtgaaggcaaatcACTTCTTTGCTGAATTATTACCTGCCAAGAAGGATCTTCATCAGTATGAT GTTTCAGTTACCCCGGAAGTGACATCGCGAATTGTGAACCGTTCTGTCATGGAGGAGCTGGTGAGGCTGCACAAGCTGTCATATTTGGGAGGTCGGCTTCCAGCCTATGATGGTAGAAAGAGCCTGTACACGGCTGGACCCCTGCCATTCACTTCGAAAGAATTTCACATCACTCTACTCGAGGAAGACGATGGTTCTGGAGTAGAGAG GCGTAAGAAGACATACAAGGTAGTGATTAAATTTGCCGCAAGGGCTGACCTCCGGCGTCTGGAGCAGTTTTTAGCTGGAAGGCAGGCAGAGGCTCCTCAAGAAGCCTTGCAAGTTCTTGATATTGTTCTGCGGGAGCTGCCGACAACAAG ATATGCACCGTTTGGGCGATCGTTTTTCTCTCCTGACCTGGGGAGGAGGCGTTCCCTTGGTGAGGGAATAGAAAGCTGGCGTGGGTTTTACCAGAGCATTCGCCCTACTCAAATGGGCTTGTCATTGAATATTG ATATGTCTGCAACTGCTTTCTTTGAGCCATTACCTGTCATAGATTTTGTTGCACAGCTTTTAAACACCGACGACATCTACTCGAGGCCCCTCTTAGACGCTGAACGTGTCAAG ATAAAGAAGGCCTTAAGAGGCGTGAAGGTGGAAGTTACGCACCGTGGTAACATGCGACGCAAGTATCGAATAGCTGGTTTAACATCTCAGGAAACTCGGGAGCTAAC TTTTCCTGTTGATCAAGGTGGCACAGTGAAGTCAGTTGTACAGTATTTTCAAGAGACCTATGGCTTTGCCATCCAGCACACCTACCTGCCCTGTCTGCAGGTTGGCAACCAGCAGCACCCAAATTACCTTCCAATGGAG GTCTGCAAGATAGTGGAGGGACAGAGGTACTCTAAGAGATTAAACCAGAGTCAGATAAGAGCTCTTTTAGAGGAGACATGCCAACGCCCACATGATCGTGAGCGCGACATTATTCAG ATGATGAATCATAACTCTTACCATGAGGATCCTTATGCTAAAGAGTTTGGCATTAAGATCAGCGAGCGTTTGGCTTCGATTGAGGCACGGATTTTACCTGCTCCTCGG CTCAAATATAATGAAACCGGCAGAGAGAAGGACTGTTTGCCTAGAGTTGGGCAGTGGAATATGATGAACAAG AAAATGGTAAACGGTGGCAGAGTGAGGAGCTGGACCTGTGTGAATTTTGCTCGGAATGTGCAAGAGAATGTTGCTATTGGATTCTGCCGTGAACTTGCTCGGATGTGCCAGGCCTCGGGAATG GACTTCGCGCTGGAGCCTATCCTTCCGCCTATATACGCGCATCCTGATAAAGTGGAGAGAGCTCTGAAAGCCAGGTTCCATGACGCGATGAACTTGCTCGGACCACAGCGCAGAGAACAACTCGACTTGCTGCTCATTGGAATACTCCCTGATAACAACGGTTCTCTTTATg GTGATCTGAAGCGTATCTGTGAAATCGACCTTGGATTAGTTTCCCAGTGCTGCTGCGCAAAGCAAGTCTTTAAGATGAACAAGCAGATACTGGCAAACCTTGCGCTGAAGATAAATGTCAAG GTCGGAGGAAGGAACACGGTGCTGGCTGATGCGGTGTCAAGACGCATTCCCTTGGTGACTGACAGGCCTACCATCATATTCGGTGCCGATGTGACCCATCCTCATCCTGGAGAAGATAGCAGCCCTTCCATTGCTGCT GTTGTGGCTTCCCAAGACTGGCCTGAGGTGACAAAGTATGCTGGTCTAGTTTCTGCTCAGTCTCATAGGCAAGAGCTGATAGAGGATCTCTACAACGTCACACACGATCCTCAGAAAGGAACCGTTTGTGGTGGCATGGTCAG GGAGCTTCTTATATCCTTCAAAAAATCAACTGGTCAAAAGCCTCAGAGGATACTATTCTACAG GGATGGTGTGAGTGAAGGGCAGTTCTACCAAGTTCTACTGCATGAACTGGATGCTATCCGAAAG GCGTGTGCATCGCTGGAAGCAAACTACCAACCGCAGGTGACTTTCATCGTCGTCCAGAAACGCCACCATACCAGGCTGTTCGCGCACAACCACAACGACCAGAATTCGGTCGACAGGAGCGGCAACATACTTCCTG GAACTGTCGTGGACTCGAAGATCTGCCACCCTACAGAGTTCGACTTCTTCCTGTGCAGCCATGCTGGCATCAAGGGCACCAGCCGTCCTGCTCACTACCATGTCTTGTGGGACGAGAACAACTTCACAGCCGACGCACTGCAGACCCTCACCAACAACCTTTGCTACAC CTACGCGAGGTGCACGCGCTCTGTGTCCATTGGTAGGTTTGTCAAAGTTATATCCATTGCTGAATCGATGCACGAGCAACAGATAAACCAAAAGATGCATATGCCTTCCTTGCAGTCCCGCCGGCGTACTACGCTCACCTGGCCGCATTCCGCGCCCGGTTCTACATGGAGCCTGACAGCTCAGACAGCGGGTCGCTGGCGAGTGGCGCCCGTGGAGGCGGAGCGCCCTCCAGCTCGTCAACGTCCCGCAGCACCCGCGCCACCGCCGGCGGAGCCGTTAGACCCCTCCCCGCGCTCAAGGACAGCGTCAAGAAGGTCATGTTCTACTGCTGATGAACCGGAGCATGAAGATAGTAGGCAGCCCTGCCTGAAATCTGATCCGCTTGGTGCTGTTGTTTGGTCAGTAATAATCTGCTTGCTATTGACAAAGCCGTGCTCAGAAGACATTTGCTTGGTGTTTGTTTGA
- the LOC103626484 gene encoding protein argonaute 1D isoform X1 — translation MGSWRQKLPGLGEGSGSGSQAAEAGGGGRGFRGRGGFYHQQQSPQGGRGRGTGYYSGGGGGRGGRGAVPSAIAPELRQAMQTSNEPDNIPAPEAGSQSQDAPSPSEEAVDQLKGLSVQDIVQAFPVSSKFPHRPGNGSVGTRCLVKANHFFAELLPAKKDLHQYDVSVTPEVTSRIVNRSVMEELVRLHKLSYLGGRLPAYDGRKSLYTAGPLPFTSKEFHITLLEEDDGSGVERRKKTYKVVIKFAARADLRRLEQFLAGRQAEAPQEALQVLDIVLRELPTTRYAPFGRSFFSPDLGRRRSLGEGIESWRGFYQSIRPTQMGLSLNIDMSATAFFEPLPVIDFVAQLLNTDDIYSRPLLDAERVKIKKALRGVKVEVTHRGNMRRKYRIAGLTSQETRELTFPVDQGGTVKSVVQYFQETYGFAIQHTYLPCLQVGNQQHPNYLPMEVCKIVEGQRYSKRLNQSQIRALLEETCQRPHDRERDIIQVIYLGSPFFCDFIMLMQMPTFFFCVCPQMMNHNSYHEDPYAKEFGIKISERLASIEARILPAPRLKYNETGREKDCLPRVGQWNMMNKKMVNGGRVRSWTCVNFARNVQENVAIGFCRELARMCQASGMDFALEPILPPIYAHPDKVERALKARFHDAMNLLGPQRREQLDLLLIGILPDNNGSLYGDLKRICEIDLGLVSQCCCAKQVFKMNKQILANLALKINVKVGGRNTVLADAVSRRIPLVTDRPTIIFGADVTHPHPGEDSSPSIAAVVASQDWPEVTKYAGLVSAQSHRQELIEDLYNVTHDPQKGTVCGGMVRELLISFKKSTGQKPQRILFYRDGVSEGQFYQVLLHELDAIRKACASLEANYQPQVTFIVVQKRHHTRLFAHNHNDQNSVDRSGNILPGTVVDSKICHPTEFDFFLCSHAGIKGTSRPAHYHVLWDENNFTADALQTLTNNLCYTYARCTRSVSIGRFVKVISIAESMHEQQINQKMHMPSLQSRRRTTLTWPHSAPGSTWSLTAQTAGRWRVAPVEAERPPARQRPAAPAPPPAEPLDPSPRSRTASRRSCSTADEPEHEDSRQPCLKSDPLGAVVWSVIICLLLTKPCSEDICLVFV, via the exons ATGGGATCTTGGAGACAAAAACTGCCTGGGTTAGGCGAGGGCTCAGGCTCAGGCTCACAGGCTGCTGAGGCCGGCGGTGGTGGGAGAGGTTTCCGTGGCCGTGGTGGCTTCTACCATCAACAGCAGTCCCCACAaggtggtcgtggtcgtggaaCTGGCTActacagtggtggtggtggtggtagaggTGGACGTGGGGCAGTCCCGTCCGCCATAGCTCCCGAGCTGCGCCAAGCAATGCAAACTTCAAATGAACCTGATAACATCCCAGCGCCAGAGGCAGGCTCCCAGTCCCAGGATGCGCCGTCACCAAGCGAAGAGGCTGTGGATCAGCTGAAAGGCTTGTCTGTACAGGACATTGTGCAGGCGTTTCCAGTGTCGAGCAAGTTCCCTCACCGCCCAGGAAATGGAAGCGTTGGCACCaggtgtttggtgaaggcaaatcACTTCTTTGCTGAATTATTACCTGCCAAGAAGGATCTTCATCAGTATGAT GTTTCAGTTACCCCGGAAGTGACATCGCGAATTGTGAACCGTTCTGTCATGGAGGAGCTGGTGAGGCTGCACAAGCTGTCATATTTGGGAGGTCGGCTTCCAGCCTATGATGGTAGAAAGAGCCTGTACACGGCTGGACCCCTGCCATTCACTTCGAAAGAATTTCACATCACTCTACTCGAGGAAGACGATGGTTCTGGAGTAGAGAG GCGTAAGAAGACATACAAGGTAGTGATTAAATTTGCCGCAAGGGCTGACCTCCGGCGTCTGGAGCAGTTTTTAGCTGGAAGGCAGGCAGAGGCTCCTCAAGAAGCCTTGCAAGTTCTTGATATTGTTCTGCGGGAGCTGCCGACAACAAG ATATGCACCGTTTGGGCGATCGTTTTTCTCTCCTGACCTGGGGAGGAGGCGTTCCCTTGGTGAGGGAATAGAAAGCTGGCGTGGGTTTTACCAGAGCATTCGCCCTACTCAAATGGGCTTGTCATTGAATATTG ATATGTCTGCAACTGCTTTCTTTGAGCCATTACCTGTCATAGATTTTGTTGCACAGCTTTTAAACACCGACGACATCTACTCGAGGCCCCTCTTAGACGCTGAACGTGTCAAG ATAAAGAAGGCCTTAAGAGGCGTGAAGGTGGAAGTTACGCACCGTGGTAACATGCGACGCAAGTATCGAATAGCTGGTTTAACATCTCAGGAAACTCGGGAGCTAAC TTTTCCTGTTGATCAAGGTGGCACAGTGAAGTCAGTTGTACAGTATTTTCAAGAGACCTATGGCTTTGCCATCCAGCACACCTACCTGCCCTGTCTGCAGGTTGGCAACCAGCAGCACCCAAATTACCTTCCAATGGAG GTCTGCAAGATAGTGGAGGGACAGAGGTACTCTAAGAGATTAAACCAGAGTCAGATAAGAGCTCTTTTAGAGGAGACATGCCAACGCCCACATGATCGTGAGCGCGACATTATTCAGGTAATATATTTGGGTTCTCCTTTCTTTTGTGACTTCATTATGCTTATGCAAATGCCAACCTTTTTTTTTTGTGTGTGCCCGCAGATGATGAATCATAACTCTTACCATGAGGATCCTTATGCTAAAGAGTTTGGCATTAAGATCAGCGAGCGTTTGGCTTCGATTGAGGCACGGATTTTACCTGCTCCTCGG CTCAAATATAATGAAACCGGCAGAGAGAAGGACTGTTTGCCTAGAGTTGGGCAGTGGAATATGATGAACAAG AAAATGGTAAACGGTGGCAGAGTGAGGAGCTGGACCTGTGTGAATTTTGCTCGGAATGTGCAAGAGAATGTTGCTATTGGATTCTGCCGTGAACTTGCTCGGATGTGCCAGGCCTCGGGAATG GACTTCGCGCTGGAGCCTATCCTTCCGCCTATATACGCGCATCCTGATAAAGTGGAGAGAGCTCTGAAAGCCAGGTTCCATGACGCGATGAACTTGCTCGGACCACAGCGCAGAGAACAACTCGACTTGCTGCTCATTGGAATACTCCCTGATAACAACGGTTCTCTTTATg GTGATCTGAAGCGTATCTGTGAAATCGACCTTGGATTAGTTTCCCAGTGCTGCTGCGCAAAGCAAGTCTTTAAGATGAACAAGCAGATACTGGCAAACCTTGCGCTGAAGATAAATGTCAAG GTCGGAGGAAGGAACACGGTGCTGGCTGATGCGGTGTCAAGACGCATTCCCTTGGTGACTGACAGGCCTACCATCATATTCGGTGCCGATGTGACCCATCCTCATCCTGGAGAAGATAGCAGCCCTTCCATTGCTGCT GTTGTGGCTTCCCAAGACTGGCCTGAGGTGACAAAGTATGCTGGTCTAGTTTCTGCTCAGTCTCATAGGCAAGAGCTGATAGAGGATCTCTACAACGTCACACACGATCCTCAGAAAGGAACCGTTTGTGGTGGCATGGTCAG GGAGCTTCTTATATCCTTCAAAAAATCAACTGGTCAAAAGCCTCAGAGGATACTATTCTACAG GGATGGTGTGAGTGAAGGGCAGTTCTACCAAGTTCTACTGCATGAACTGGATGCTATCCGAAAG GCGTGTGCATCGCTGGAAGCAAACTACCAACCGCAGGTGACTTTCATCGTCGTCCAGAAACGCCACCATACCAGGCTGTTCGCGCACAACCACAACGACCAGAATTCGGTCGACAGGAGCGGCAACATACTTCCTG GAACTGTCGTGGACTCGAAGATCTGCCACCCTACAGAGTTCGACTTCTTCCTGTGCAGCCATGCTGGCATCAAGGGCACCAGCCGTCCTGCTCACTACCATGTCTTGTGGGACGAGAACAACTTCACAGCCGACGCACTGCAGACCCTCACCAACAACCTTTGCTACAC CTACGCGAGGTGCACGCGCTCTGTGTCCATTGGTAGGTTTGTCAAAGTTATATCCATTGCTGAATCGATGCACGAGCAACAGATAAACCAAAAGATGCATATGCCTTCCTTGCAGTCCCGCCGGCGTACTACGCTCACCTGGCCGCATTCCGCGCCCGGTTCTACATGGAGCCTGACAGCTCAGACAGCGGGTCGCTGGCGAGTGGCGCCCGTGGAGGCGGAGCGCCCTCCAGCTCGTCAACGTCCCGCAGCACCCGCGCCACCGCCGGCGGAGCCGTTAGACCCCTCCCCGCGCTCAAGGACAGCGTCAAGAAGGTCATGTTCTACTGCTGATGAACCGGAGCATGAAGATAGTAGGCAGCCCTGCCTGAAATCTGATCCGCTTGGTGCTGTTGTTTGGTCAGTAATAATCTGCTTGCTATTGACAAAGCCGTGCTCAGAAGACATTTGCTTGGTGTTTGTTTGA